One segment of Streptomyces sp. XD-27 DNA contains the following:
- a CDS encoding amidohydrolase, which translates to MLTTRLTNANILTMDPDHPLAHDLGIWRGRIVGLDDAVASLPSDEVIDLQGATVLPGFIDSHVHLAWTGLKASAPSVAPCERVEDVLAVVEEAASRKGAPGDWVDIGGYDQRALGRHLTAAELDQVSYGRKVFMMHDSGHACVVNSAVLDLLPADVPHREGFLAEGAMAAARRLRLPYSQEELADAIEYAARTCLAEGVTACAEAGIGGGLLGHSPIEAGAYQLLRDQGRLPLRVQLMAAADALRPLAAHEADGVPRALDLGLRTGFGDDWLSVGALKIYTDGGMMARTAALTTPYAGMEHTGQLQDDPERLADTIVDGHLAGWQLAVHAIGDRAADLALDALERAQRIRRRPDARHRIEHAGLIRPDQLPRFARLDVSAVIQPNFLRYFGDDYASIMGEERAPWMYRGRGFLDHGITLVGSSDRPVTDGSPLRAIQFMVERASSSGQAIGPDEGIAVDEALRAYTVAGAYACRWEDSAGSLTPGKRADLVVLGDDPRRVSSSRIGDIHVVATFVDGRKTEGAKPL; encoded by the coding sequence ATGCTTACCACGAGGCTGACGAACGCGAACATCCTCACCATGGACCCGGACCATCCGCTCGCCCACGACCTGGGCATCTGGCGCGGCCGGATCGTGGGACTGGACGACGCGGTGGCCTCACTTCCGTCAGACGAGGTGATCGACCTTCAGGGCGCCACCGTCCTCCCCGGGTTCATCGACAGCCATGTGCACCTGGCCTGGACCGGTCTGAAGGCGAGCGCGCCGAGTGTGGCACCGTGCGAGCGGGTCGAGGACGTGCTCGCGGTCGTGGAAGAGGCCGCCTCCCGGAAAGGTGCGCCCGGCGACTGGGTGGATATCGGCGGGTACGACCAGCGAGCTCTGGGACGCCATCTGACTGCCGCCGAGCTGGATCAGGTCAGCTATGGGCGCAAGGTGTTCATGATGCACGACTCAGGACACGCCTGTGTGGTCAACAGCGCCGTCCTGGATCTGCTTCCGGCCGACGTTCCGCACCGGGAGGGCTTCCTGGCCGAGGGCGCCATGGCCGCCGCCCGGCGGCTGCGTCTGCCGTACTCCCAGGAGGAGCTCGCGGACGCGATCGAGTACGCCGCCCGGACGTGCCTGGCCGAGGGGGTCACCGCCTGCGCCGAGGCGGGCATCGGGGGCGGCCTGTTGGGCCACAGCCCGATCGAGGCAGGCGCCTACCAACTACTGCGCGATCAGGGCCGCCTGCCCCTGCGGGTGCAGCTCATGGCGGCCGCCGACGCCCTGCGGCCCCTCGCCGCCCACGAGGCCGACGGTGTCCCCCGCGCCCTGGACCTCGGCCTGCGCACCGGGTTCGGCGACGACTGGCTCTCCGTGGGCGCGCTCAAGATCTACACCGACGGCGGCATGATGGCCCGCACCGCCGCGCTCACGACCCCGTACGCCGGCATGGAACACACCGGGCAGCTCCAGGACGACCCGGAGCGCCTCGCGGACACCATCGTGGACGGCCACCTCGCCGGATGGCAGCTCGCCGTCCACGCCATCGGCGACCGCGCTGCCGACCTCGCCCTGGACGCCCTGGAACGGGCACAACGCATCCGGCGGCGTCCGGACGCCCGGCACCGCATCGAACACGCCGGCCTGATCCGGCCCGACCAACTGCCGCGCTTCGCACGGCTTGATGTGAGCGCGGTGATCCAGCCGAACTTCCTGCGCTACTTCGGCGACGACTACGCCTCGATCATGGGCGAGGAGCGGGCGCCGTGGATGTACCGGGGTCGGGGGTTCCTGGATCACGGCATCACCCTCGTGGGCAGCTCCGACCGTCCCGTCACGGACGGCTCACCCCTGCGGGCCATCCAGTTCATGGTCGAGCGCGCATCCTCGTCGGGCCAGGCGATCGGTCCGGACGAGGGCATCGCCGTGGACGAGGCCCTGCGCGCGTACACCGTCGCCGGAGCGTACGCCTGCCGCTGGGAGGACAGCGCGG
- a CDS encoding 3-deoxy-7-phosphoheptulonate synthase has product MMHPLPTPADLAAAHPLPQATAEAVARHRDTIAAVLARRDPRLLVVVGPCSVHDTTAALEYAGLLATAARRLADDLVIVLRAYLEKPRTVTGWTGLLTAPTLDDKGDLAAGLRLGRSFLTEAAATDLPLAYEFVDPALSPYVADTVSWAAIGARTVASQPHRHLASWLPMPVGMKNCVSGRTDTAIAAVQAAAHPHTFPAVSFDGRLATLHSTGNPDTHLVLRGGPTPNYDRASVAQARSALAAAGLPQRIVVDASHGNSGKDHNRQPAVIAELAQQISDGDPSLAGVMIESFLSDGRQDPAAETLRPDLSVTDPCLGWSRTVPLLDTLALASRRR; this is encoded by the coding sequence ATGATGCACCCACTGCCCACACCGGCCGATCTCGCCGCAGCCCACCCCCTGCCCCAGGCGACAGCCGAAGCCGTGGCCCGCCATCGCGACACCATCGCCGCCGTCCTCGCCCGCCGGGATCCTCGTCTGCTCGTGGTCGTCGGCCCCTGTTCGGTCCACGACACCACCGCCGCACTGGAGTACGCCGGCCTGCTCGCCACCGCCGCCCGACGCCTCGCCGACGACCTGGTCATCGTCCTCCGCGCCTACCTGGAGAAACCCCGGACCGTCACCGGCTGGACCGGCCTGCTCACCGCTCCCACGCTCGACGACAAGGGTGACCTGGCAGCCGGTCTGCGCCTCGGCCGGTCCTTCCTGACCGAGGCCGCCGCCACGGACCTGCCCCTGGCCTACGAGTTCGTCGACCCCGCCCTTTCCCCGTACGTGGCCGACACGGTGTCGTGGGCCGCCATCGGTGCGCGAACCGTCGCCAGCCAGCCGCACCGCCACCTGGCCTCCTGGCTTCCCATGCCGGTCGGCATGAAGAACTGCGTATCGGGCCGTACCGACACCGCCATCGCCGCCGTCCAGGCCGCCGCCCACCCCCACACCTTCCCCGCCGTGTCCTTCGACGGCCGCCTCGCCACCCTCCACAGCACCGGGAACCCCGACACCCACCTGGTGCTCCGCGGCGGCCCGACCCCCAACTACGACAGGGCGAGCGTGGCGCAGGCCCGCTCGGCCCTCGCAGCAGCCGGCCTCCCTCAGCGCATCGTCGTCGACGCCTCACACGGCAACAGCGGCAAGGACCACAACCGCCAGCCTGCCGTCATCGCCGAGCTGGCCCAGCAGATCAGCGACGGCGACCCCTCCCTGGCCGGCGTCATGATCGAGTCCTTCCTGTCCGATGGCAGACAGGACCCCGCGGCGGAAACACTCCGCCCTGACCTCAGCGTCACCGACCCCTGCCTCGGCTGGTCCCGCACCGTCCCGCTGCTCGACACCCTCGCGCTGGCCTCCCGTCGCCGGTAG
- a CDS encoding methionyl-tRNA formyltransferase, with translation MRVVMFGYQTWGHRTLQALLDSEHDVVMVVTHPKSEHAYEKIWSDSVADLASEHGVPVLIRNRPDDEELFERLKDADPDIIVANNWRTWIPPRIFNLPRRGTLNVHDSLLPAYAGFSPLIWALINGEPEVGVTAHMMNDELDAGDIVLQRAVTVGPTDTATDLFHKTVDLIAPVTTGALGLIASGQTEFTQQDRSKASFFHKRSEDDIRFDWNWPAQDLERLVRAQSAPYPSAFTFHQGKRLEVLAAVVSQGRYGGTPGRIFYREGDGVVVVAGADARRGRNHGLAITRVRTEDGREMPATDYFTSMGGYLTSRP, from the coding sequence ATGCGGGTCGTCATGTTCGGATATCAGACCTGGGGCCACCGCACCCTGCAAGCGCTCCTGGACTCCGAGCACGACGTGGTGATGGTCGTGACCCACCCCAAGAGCGAGCACGCCTACGAGAAGATCTGGAGCGACTCGGTCGCCGACCTCGCCTCAGAGCACGGCGTTCCGGTACTGATCCGCAACCGCCCGGACGACGAGGAACTGTTCGAGCGGCTCAAGGACGCCGACCCGGACATCATCGTGGCCAACAACTGGCGGACGTGGATTCCCCCGCGGATCTTCAACCTGCCCCGCCGCGGCACGCTCAACGTCCATGACTCGCTCCTGCCCGCATACGCCGGCTTCTCCCCGCTGATCTGGGCCCTGATCAACGGCGAGCCCGAAGTGGGCGTCACCGCACACATGATGAACGACGAGCTCGACGCCGGTGACATCGTGCTCCAGCGGGCCGTGACGGTCGGGCCGACGGACACGGCCACCGATCTGTTCCACAAGACCGTCGACCTCATCGCCCCGGTCACGACCGGCGCGCTCGGCCTCATCGCCTCCGGACAGACGGAGTTCACCCAGCAGGACCGGTCAAAGGCGAGCTTCTTCCACAAGCGGTCCGAAGACGACATCCGGTTCGACTGGAACTGGCCCGCACAAGACCTGGAGCGCCTGGTCCGGGCCCAGTCCGCCCCGTACCCGAGCGCGTTCACCTTCCACCAGGGCAAGCGTCTGGAGGTCCTGGCCGCGGTCGTGTCCCAGGGCCGTTACGGCGGTACTCCCGGCCGCATCTTCTACCGCGAGGGTGACGGGGTGGTGGTCGTCGCCGGAGCCGACGCGCGCAGGGGGCGCAACCACGGCCTGGCCATCACGCGCGTACGCACCGAGGACGGCCGCGAGATGCCCGCGACCGATTACTTCACCTCGATGGGCGGCTACCTCACCAGCCGTCCCTGA
- a CDS encoding lysine N(6)-hydroxylase/L-ornithine N(5)-oxygenase family protein produces MSQALPGDAPVIHDLIGIGFGPSNVAMAIALSEHNARIGRQEAVTAHFFERQPRFGWHRGMLFDDATMQVSFLKDLVTLRNPASEFSFLCYLQSEGRLIDFINQKNLFPLRVEFHDYFEWAAAKVDDMVSYGHEVVAVRPVMRDGAVEYVDVTSRSGSESVVHRARNLVIGTGLRPYMPAGVRRTDRVWHNSDLLTRVDSLEGTGPSRFIVVGAGQSAAENVAYLHRRFPEAEVCAVFSRYGYSPADDSGFANRIFDPAAVDEYFTAPDETKRRLIGYHGNTNYSVVDIDLIDDLYRQSYQEKVLGTERLRFLNVSRLTDVVEAPDRVRATVESLVTGERTPLDADVVVYATGYRPADASGLLGEVEGYCHRDDEGRVRVERDYRVTTDPALRCGIYLQGGTEHTHGITSSLLSNTAIRVGEILESILDRRLKSATDEARQLADEIGTPR; encoded by the coding sequence ATGTCACAGGCTCTTCCTGGCGACGCACCGGTGATCCACGACCTCATAGGCATCGGCTTCGGGCCGTCCAACGTGGCCATGGCGATAGCGCTCAGTGAGCACAACGCACGCATCGGGAGGCAGGAGGCGGTCACTGCTCACTTCTTCGAGCGGCAGCCGCGCTTCGGCTGGCACCGCGGCATGCTGTTCGACGACGCGACCATGCAAGTGTCCTTCCTCAAGGACCTGGTGACGCTGCGCAACCCGGCCAGCGAGTTCAGCTTCCTGTGCTACCTGCAGAGCGAGGGGCGACTGATCGACTTCATCAACCAGAAGAACCTGTTCCCCCTGCGGGTGGAGTTCCACGACTACTTCGAGTGGGCCGCGGCGAAGGTCGACGACATGGTGTCCTACGGGCACGAGGTGGTCGCCGTGCGGCCCGTCATGCGCGACGGAGCCGTGGAGTACGTGGATGTGACGTCCCGTTCGGGATCGGAATCGGTGGTCCACCGGGCCCGCAATCTCGTGATCGGCACGGGCCTGCGGCCGTACATGCCGGCGGGCGTCCGGCGAACGGACCGGGTCTGGCACAACTCCGACCTGCTGACACGGGTGGACAGCCTGGAAGGCACCGGCCCGTCCCGCTTCATCGTGGTCGGCGCCGGCCAGAGCGCCGCCGAGAACGTGGCGTACCTCCACCGGCGCTTCCCCGAGGCCGAGGTCTGCGCGGTCTTCTCCCGCTATGGCTACAGCCCGGCCGACGACAGCGGCTTCGCCAACCGTATCTTCGATCCCGCGGCGGTCGACGAGTACTTCACGGCCCCGGACGAGACCAAGCGCAGGCTGATCGGCTACCACGGCAACACCAACTACTCGGTGGTGGACATCGACCTGATCGATGACCTGTACCGCCAGTCGTACCAGGAGAAGGTCCTCGGTACGGAGCGGCTGCGGTTCCTCAACGTGTCGCGGCTCACCGACGTGGTCGAGGCCCCGGACAGGGTCCGGGCAACGGTCGAGTCGCTGGTCACGGGGGAGAGGACTCCGCTGGATGCCGACGTCGTGGTGTACGCCACGGGCTACCGGCCCGCGGACGCCTCCGGCCTTCTCGGCGAGGTCGAAGGGTACTGCCACCGCGACGACGAGGGCCGGGTCCGGGTCGAGCGCGACTACCGCGTCACGACCGACCCCGCACTGCGGTGCGGCATCTACCTCCAGGGCGGCACCGAGCACACGCACGGCATCACGTCGTCCCTGCTGTCGAACACCGCGATCAGGGTCGGCGAGATCCTGGAGTCGATCCTCGACCGGCGTCTGAAGTCCGCCACCGACGAGGCCCGGCAGCTCGCCGACGAGATCGGCACGCCCCGCTAG